The Nitrospinota bacterium genome includes the window AACATTGATATCGAAGATGAAGATTGATTCAATGGCTTCTGAAGGGCCTTCAGCTTTTAACGGGAAGGTGGTAGAAGAAAAACCGTATTCTATAAACTTGGCATATGCGGGATTTCTGAGCAGGTTCATAGCCTTTGCCGTTGATTTAATGATCATCGCGATATTTTTAAATATTGTTATCCCGGTTGCAGGGCTTTTTGTCACCAATATCCATGGAGACGGTGCATTGGGTGGGGGATACATTCTTATTTCGATGCTATTTTCCAATGCTGTTTTTGTGGCATATTTTACGTGGTTCCATACAGAAACCGGCATGACACCGGGAAAGCGCCTTCTCGGCATACGGGTTGTTGGCCA containing:
- a CDS encoding RDD family protein — its product is MKIDSMASEGPSAFNGKVVEEKPYSINLAYAGFLSRFIAFAVDLMIIAIFLNIVIPVAGLFVTNIHGDGALGGGYILISMLFSNAVFVAYFTWFHTETGMTPGKRLLGIRVVGQFSAEVGISRALFRSLGYYLSFFPFFAGFLWVFISPTAESWHDKLAGTAVVESD